One genomic window of [Clostridium] scindens ATCC 35704 includes the following:
- a CDS encoding ABC transporter permease has protein sequence MIGLEIKKIRRTGLIPALLAGGVFSAAFPVINLAVRTEMFTGRPGNPAAIVMDANWLTMAMANLCVIIIGACILYHIEHVNNGIQKMDALPVNPAVLFFDKGILLALILAVVFAIETAALYFCTWKWLDGGKQILVSLCKTMGYTYAYSLPSLVLMLLIACLLKNMWVSFGIGMIGMFAAQLFVQEKSMAYFPFLLPYSSTKSREMLIAAVIETIALLAAGSAAAYLRRRTS, from the coding sequence ATGATAGGATTGGAAATCAAGAAGATAAGGAGGACAGGGCTTATCCCCGCGCTGCTGGCAGGGGGCGTATTCTCAGCCGCGTTTCCGGTGATCAATCTGGCCGTGCGAACCGAGATGTTTACCGGGCGTCCCGGTAATCCGGCAGCGATCGTGATGGATGCCAACTGGCTTACGATGGCTATGGCGAATCTGTGCGTGATCATTATCGGCGCCTGTATTCTGTACCATATCGAGCACGTCAACAATGGAATCCAGAAGATGGATGCTCTACCTGTTAATCCGGCCGTCCTCTTTTTTGATAAAGGAATCCTGCTGGCCCTCATACTGGCAGTGGTATTTGCCATAGAGACGGCTGCGCTGTATTTCTGTACTTGGAAATGGCTTGACGGCGGGAAGCAGATCCTTGTCTCTCTGTGTAAGACGATGGGATACACCTATGCCTATTCGCTGCCGTCGCTGGTACTGATGCTGCTGATCGCCTGCCTGCTGAAGAATATGTGGGTGTCCTTTGGAATCGGCATGATCGGAATGTTTGCAGCCCAGTTATTCGTCCAGGAAAAAAGCATGGCTTATTTTCCGTTCCTTTTGCCCTACTCCTCGACAAAGAGCAGGGAAATGCTGATCGCGGCAGTGATAGAGACCATAGCATTACTGGCGGCAGGAAGCGCGGCCGCTTATCTAAGGAGGAGAACATCATGA
- a CDS encoding ABC transporter ATP-binding protein, with product MNMIETMHLSKEYSDFAAVSDINLHIRKGTVYGFLGPNGAGKSTTMKMFLGLTRPSSGSFTIDGMSHPGDRMKILREVGSFIEAPAFYGNLTGEENLDIIRKILGLPKSSVADALELTGLTPYRKRLAKKYSLGMKQRLGLAGALIGRPPILILDEPTNGLDPVGIHEIRTLIRSLPHKIGCTVLVSSHLLPEVELMADDIGILNHGRLLFEGSLEDLRKEAAGMGYPSDNLEETFLAMVEEDNRRRKMGR from the coding sequence ATGAACATGATAGAAACCATGCATCTTTCAAAGGAATATTCAGATTTTGCCGCAGTATCCGATATTAATCTGCACATAAGGAAGGGGACAGTATATGGGTTCCTGGGGCCAAACGGCGCAGGAAAATCCACCACGATGAAGATGTTCCTGGGACTGACCCGCCCGTCTTCCGGTTCCTTTACCATAGATGGGATGAGCCATCCGGGAGACCGGATGAAAATATTAAGGGAGGTAGGCTCATTTATCGAAGCGCCTGCCTTCTACGGAAACCTGACCGGGGAAGAAAATCTAGATATTATAAGGAAGATATTGGGACTTCCCAAGTCTTCCGTAGCCGACGCGCTGGAACTGACAGGACTTACCCCTTACAGGAAAAGACTTGCTAAGAAGTATTCTCTCGGAATGAAGCAGAGGCTGGGGCTGGCTGGCGCACTGATTGGAAGGCCGCCGATACTGATTCTGGATGAGCCTACCAATGGCCTGGATCCTGTAGGCATCCATGAGATACGGACGCTGATACGATCCCTGCCGCATAAGATTGGCTGCACGGTCCTGGTGTCCTCCCATCTGTTGCCGGAAGTGGAATTGATGGCAGATGACATCGGAATTCTGAATCACGGAAGGCTGCTGTTTGAAGGCTCTCTGGAAGATCTGAGGAAAGAGGCTGCAGGCATGGGCTATCCTTCGGATAATCTGGAAGAGACATTTCTTGCGATGGTGGAAGAAGATAACAGAAGGAGGAAAATGGGACGATGA
- a CDS encoding response regulator transcription factor: MAFDYLKRKKILLVDDEPELLNMVTSILENEGYTNIKTASTASEAIDACKNFKPELAVLDVMLPDGNGFDLLRELKRISDFPVLFLTARGEDEDKWTGFGRGADDYMVKPFLPKELTFRIMAILRRSYKNDAPLVILAESEIDFDRAEVRKAGDVLPLTAKEYEILSSLYRNAGKIVTIDTLCEAAWGDNPYGYENSLMAHIRRIREKIEADPSHPVSLVTIKGLGYKLILEE; this comes from the coding sequence ATGGCTTTTGACTATCTCAAACGAAAAAAAATCCTTCTCGTCGATGACGAGCCGGAACTTCTGAATATGGTGACTTCCATTCTGGAAAATGAAGGCTATACGAATATAAAGACCGCATCGACTGCCTCCGAAGCCATCGATGCATGTAAGAATTTCAAGCCGGAACTTGCGGTTCTCGACGTAATGCTTCCTGATGGAAATGGATTTGACTTGCTGCGGGAATTAAAAAGGATCTCTGACTTCCCGGTTCTGTTCTTGACCGCAAGAGGCGAGGATGAGGATAAATGGACGGGATTCGGACGCGGGGCCGATGATTACATGGTAAAGCCCTTCCTCCCCAAAGAGCTTACCTTCCGCATAATGGCTATACTAAGAAGAAGTTATAAAAATGACGCGCCACTGGTAATTCTTGCCGAAAGCGAGATAGATTTTGACCGGGCGGAAGTCCGAAAGGCTGGCGACGTCCTGCCTCTGACTGCCAAAGAATATGAAATCTTAAGTTCCCTCTACCGCAACGCCGGAAAAATAGTGACCATTGATACGCTCTGCGAAGCCGCCTGGGGGGATAATCCCTACGGCTATGAGAACTCTTTAATGGCTCATATCCGGCGTATCCGGGAGAAGATCGAGGCAGACCCTTCCCATCCGGTTTCCCTGGTGACCATAAAAGGATTGGGATATAAACTGATTCTGGAGGAATAG
- a CDS encoding sensor histidine kinase: protein MKSTPKLIKHFLLILMLSLFLLLGFNLILLATVGQKFASSGSPWTSAEEVAASLTPSGSGFSLSEAGADTLLKSAAWAVLIDDASGDVVWNSDNLPGEIPRHYSAAAISLLTRGYIQDYPTSTCGYGEDLLVLGFPKKSYWKHMYNTFSYDMIAHSPQIFLTFLLCNLAIIFFIYWGVNIRLLKSLKPILTGIQALPESENDIHLKETGLLSEVSASINRACELIRSQHYQLQKKENARANWIAGVSHDIRTPLSMVMGYAETLAEDPSLPEDARKKADVICRQSLRMKDLISDLNLSSRLEYNMQPLNLKKIPLIPMVRKAVADFINLDIDNRYPVEWNADDSLAGCCIMADKDLIYRAIANLLLNSRNHNPGGCQICVRVEYADGGASDAGYAISIEDNGTGITSNELDRLYHASYASLSCGQSHGLGLLIVRQITDAHHGKVELGHSACDGFRARIILPSAPS, encoded by the coding sequence ATGAAAAGCACGCCAAAACTCATCAAGCATTTTCTGCTGATCCTTATGCTCAGCCTGTTCTTGCTTCTTGGCTTTAATCTCATCTTACTTGCCACAGTGGGGCAAAAGTTTGCATCCAGCGGAAGCCCCTGGACTTCTGCCGAAGAGGTGGCTGCATCCCTTACTCCATCCGGCAGCGGTTTTTCCTTATCGGAGGCTGGCGCCGACACTCTTTTAAAGTCCGCGGCCTGGGCAGTCCTCATTGACGACGCCAGCGGGGATGTAGTATGGAACAGCGACAATCTCCCCGGCGAAATCCCCCGCCATTATTCCGCGGCGGCCATCTCTCTTCTGACTCGCGGATATATCCAGGACTATCCGACTTCCACCTGTGGATATGGAGAGGATCTGCTGGTGCTTGGATTTCCTAAGAAAAGTTACTGGAAGCATATGTATAATACCTTCAGTTATGATATGATCGCGCACTCGCCCCAGATATTTCTGACCTTCCTCCTTTGTAATCTGGCGATCATCTTCTTCATCTACTGGGGGGTGAACATCCGGTTATTGAAGTCGCTGAAGCCGATTCTCACGGGAATACAGGCACTGCCTGAAAGCGAGAATGACATTCACCTTAAGGAAACCGGCCTGCTGTCAGAGGTAAGCGCGTCTATCAACCGGGCTTGCGAATTGATTCGTTCCCAGCACTATCAGCTTCAGAAAAAAGAAAACGCCCGGGCAAATTGGATTGCCGGCGTTTCTCATGATATACGTACTCCTCTTTCTATGGTAATGGGCTATGCCGAGACGCTTGCAGAGGATCCTTCCCTCCCTGAAGATGCCCGCAAGAAGGCGGACGTTATCTGCCGCCAGAGTCTTCGCATGAAAGACTTGATCAGCGATCTGAACCTGTCCTCCAGGCTGGAATATAATATGCAGCCACTGAACCTTAAGAAGATCCCGCTCATTCCTATGGTACGAAAAGCCGTGGCAGACTTCATCAACCTGGATATTGATAACCGGTATCCGGTTGAATGGAATGCGGATGACTCCCTGGCCGGCTGCTGCATTATGGCCGACAAGGACTTAATCTACCGGGCCATAGCCAATCTGCTTCTTAATAGCAGGAATCACAACCCAGGAGGCTGCCAGATCTGCGTACGGGTTGAATATGCCGATGGCGGAGCTTCGGATGCCGGATATGCCATTTCTATAGAAGACAATGGTACAGGCATCACCAGCAATGAACTGGATCGTCTGTACCATGCTTCATACGCTTCTCTATCCTGCGGGCAGAGCCACGGACTGGGGCTCCTGATCGTCCGCCAGATCACGGATGCCCATCATGGAAAGGTGGAACTTGGCCACAGTGCCTGCGACGGGTTCCGGGCAAGGATTATCCTGCCTTCTGCTCCTTCTTAA
- a CDS encoding cation:dicarboxylate symporter family transporter, whose protein sequence is MSRPLSPSFIDTIVNIFPPNAVQPLADATMLQINVIALFFGFGVIIAGEKGKLAGSIVESLSEISIKVMGIIIKFYPIGVFGLCECHGT, encoded by the coding sequence ATATCGCGCCCCTTAAGCCCGTCATTTATCGATACCATCGTCAACATATTTCCGCCCAATGCGGTACAGCCGCTGGCGGACGCAACCATGCTCCAGATTAACGTGATCGCCCTGTTCTTTGGATTTGGCGTAATCATAGCAGGAGAGAAGGGAAAACTGGCAGGCTCTATCGTCGAAAGTTTGTCCGAGATATCGATCAAGGTCATGGGAATAATAATCAAATTCTACCCAATTGGCGTATTCGGATTGTGTGAATGCCATGGAACTTAA
- the sdaAA gene encoding L-serine ammonia-lyase, iron-sulfur-dependent, subunit alpha, translating to MSYQSMEEARLRCDKDKIPFWKAVQLEDADERGVTEEESWTQMTNMWQSMLENLDAYDPNLVSRSGLVGKEGGLMDAYLQKGDTLCGDFMAKVMANALKMGCNNACMKRIVAAPTAGACGVLPAVLVTYYREYDVPDEKMIEAMYVAAGIGQIIANRAYLAGASGGCQAEIGSGSGMAAGAICYIRGGDTGRIGDACAMALKNLMGLVCDPVGGLVEVPCVKRNVGGAVNALAAADMALAGITSKIPVDQVIDAMKEVGDKMDVSLRETGIGGVAGSPAAMEVVERLDM from the coding sequence ATGTCATATCAATCAATGGAAGAGGCGCGTTTAAGATGCGATAAGGATAAGATTCCGTTCTGGAAAGCAGTGCAACTGGAAGATGCGGATGAAAGAGGCGTCACAGAGGAGGAATCCTGGACTCAGATGACGAATATGTGGCAGTCTATGCTTGAGAACCTGGACGCTTATGATCCGAATCTGGTGTCCAGAAGCGGTCTGGTGGGAAAAGAGGGCGGCCTGATGGATGCCTATCTTCAAAAGGGGGACACGCTGTGCGGAGACTTTATGGCCAAGGTGATGGCCAATGCCCTGAAGATGGGGTGCAACAATGCGTGCATGAAGAGAATCGTTGCAGCGCCAACAGCGGGAGCATGTGGAGTTCTTCCGGCAGTTCTTGTTACTTATTACCGGGAATATGATGTCCCGGATGAGAAGATGATCGAAGCCATGTATGTGGCAGCAGGCATCGGACAGATTATTGCGAACCGGGCATATCTGGCCGGAGCATCCGGCGGATGCCAGGCAGAGATCGGTTCTGGCTCCGGTATGGCGGCAGGAGCAATCTGCTATATCAGAGGCGGAGACACAGGCCGGATTGGAGATGCCTGCGCGATGGCGCTTAAGAATCTGATGGGTCTGGTATGCGATCCAGTAGGCGGTCTGGTAGAAGTGCCATGCGTCAAGAGAAATGTAGGCGGCGCGGTAAATGCTCTGGCAGCGGCAGATATGGCCCTTGCGGGAATTACAAGCAAGATTCCGGTGGACCAGGTCATTGACGCGATGAAGGAAGTCGGCGATAAGATGGATGTAAGCCTTCGCGAGACAGGCATCGGCGGGGTTGCAGGATCCCCTGCGGCTATGGAGGTCGTAGAACGCCTGGATATGTAA
- the sdaAB gene encoding L-serine ammonia-lyase, iron-sulfur-dependent subunit beta, with product MGNIFDILGPVMVGPSSSHTAGAARIGLIARQLFGRQPEKATIYLHGSFAATGKGHGTDKALIAGLLGMMPDDMRIPDSFEVAKAQGMEFEIKNKDIKEAHPNTAQIVMEADGVPTMKIQAFSIGGGRIKVCKLDGIDVNFSGESYTLIIRNVDEPGRIMEVAAALSKAEINIATMQVFRDKRGGFAVMVVETDQVVPQEAIDALESKEGIIRVKFLNPNGTT from the coding sequence ATGGGAAACATATTTGACATTCTGGGACCCGTGATGGTGGGCCCGTCCAGTTCCCACACGGCAGGAGCAGCGCGTATCGGCCTGATCGCAAGACAGTTATTCGGCAGGCAGCCTGAGAAGGCAACGATCTATCTGCACGGCTCCTTTGCGGCTACGGGGAAAGGCCATGGAACTGACAAAGCGCTGATCGCAGGCCTGCTGGGGATGATGCCGGACGACATGAGGATACCGGACAGTTTCGAAGTGGCGAAAGCGCAAGGCATGGAATTCGAGATTAAGAACAAGGACATTAAGGAGGCCCATCCGAACACGGCCCAGATCGTAATGGAAGCGGATGGCGTTCCGACGATGAAGATCCAGGCTTTTTCCATCGGGGGCGGAAGAATCAAGGTCTGCAAGTTGGATGGCATTGACGTGAATTTCAGTGGAGAAAGTTATACGCTGATCATCCGCAATGTGGACGAGCCCGGGCGGATCATGGAAGTAGCGGCGGCGCTGAGCAAGGCAGAGATTAATATTGCCACGATGCAGGTATTCCGCGATAAGCGGGGCGGATTTGCGGTCATGGTGGTAGAGACGGACCAGGTGGTTCCTCAGGAGGCGATTGACGCCTTGGAGAGCAAGGAAGGAATCATCAGAGTGAAGTTCCTGAATCCGAACGGAACAACCTAG
- a CDS encoding DUF4317 domain-containing protein yields the protein MNKKEVLEIRKQFTPENCAITRICGCYVDYEKEKKVELKKAFLSLPEEEAFKYFDIFKHTLSGTLGKNLINMGFPLDQELEGGTQQTLLKLRDSKLEDDLLVEQFYDNVIDNYDYAENYYIILIHAVYDVPGKSSDGLEMFDASDTVYDHIMCSICPVNLTKAGLTYNAETNNIEDRIRDWIVEAPAKGFLFPAFNDRASDIHNILYYTKKPEEIQPDLIANVLGSTIPLTANDQKATFQAIVSDTLGEDCGYEVVRNIHDNIFEMLEESKEAPEPLELSKPDVKRLLEKSGVPQEKMESFDQEFEEVVGEKKTFLASNIANAKTFQIETPDVIVKVNPERSDLVETREIDGRRCLVIAIDDHLEVNGIEVR from the coding sequence ATGAACAAGAAAGAAGTACTGGAAATCCGCAAGCAATTCACACCGGAGAACTGTGCGATCACCAGGATCTGCGGCTGCTATGTGGATTATGAAAAAGAGAAAAAAGTGGAACTGAAAAAAGCATTTTTATCCCTCCCGGAAGAAGAGGCTTTCAAGTATTTCGATATCTTCAAGCACACCCTGTCCGGGACCTTGGGCAAGAACCTGATCAACATGGGATTCCCTCTTGACCAGGAATTAGAAGGCGGCACGCAGCAGACTCTGTTGAAACTGCGGGACAGCAAACTGGAAGATGACCTGCTTGTGGAGCAGTTCTACGATAATGTCATCGATAACTATGACTATGCCGAAAACTATTACATAATACTGATTCACGCTGTATACGACGTGCCGGGCAAATCCTCCGACGGACTGGAGATGTTCGATGCCTCCGATACAGTCTATGATCACATCATGTGCAGCATCTGCCCGGTAAACCTTACCAAGGCGGGTCTGACCTATAACGCGGAGACGAACAATATCGAGGACCGGATCCGCGACTGGATCGTTGAGGCCCCTGCAAAAGGATTTCTCTTCCCGGCTTTCAACGACCGGGCAAGCGATATACATAACATCCTGTATTATACCAAGAAGCCGGAAGAGATACAGCCCGATCTGATCGCCAACGTACTGGGAAGCACCATCCCTTTGACAGCCAATGACCAGAAGGCCACCTTCCAGGCCATCGTAAGCGACACCCTGGGCGAGGACTGCGGCTACGAGGTGGTGCGCAACATCCATGACAATATCTTCGAGATGCTGGAAGAATCCAAAGAAGCGCCGGAACCATTGGAACTCTCCAAGCCGGATGTAAAGCGGCTGCTTGAAAAAAGCGGCGTGCCTCAGGAAAAGATGGAATCCTTTGACCAGGAATTTGAAGAAGTGGTCGGCGAAAAGAAAACCTTCCTGGCCTCCAATATTGCCAACGCCAAGACCTTCCAGATCGAGACGCCGGATGTCATCGTCAAGGTCAACCCCGAACGCTCTGATCTGGTTGAGACCCGTGAGATCGACGGACGCCGCTGCCTGGTAATCGCGATCGACGATCACCTGGAAGTAAATGGAATTGAAGTCCGATAG
- a CDS encoding SufB/SufD family protein, with protein MALLDKITEKILQQIDGSGFQQKGAYNLRHNGVALCHGDSEHIKIKKKEDKPGIDIYIDGNTRGEQVHIPVVVDASGMKDEVYNDFYIDAGADVTIIAGCGIHNSGCNESRHDGIHSFHVGKGANVRYEEKHYGEGEGTGARVLNPVTKIYMKEDAVFTLDTVQIKGVDSTVRETEVEMGANSKLFVIEKLMTHDSQNAESNMEIQMNGDGSSAQIISRSVAKGQSRQVFHPKAVGNAKCHAHVQCDSIIMDHAEVASIPEINARHLDAAIIHEAAIGRINDEQLVKLRTLGMTAEEAEGIIIDNFLN; from the coding sequence ATGGCATTATTAGATAAGATTACGGAGAAGATATTGCAGCAGATAGACGGATCAGGATTCCAGCAGAAAGGCGCATACAACCTGCGCCACAACGGTGTTGCCCTGTGTCATGGGGACAGCGAGCATATTAAGATCAAAAAGAAGGAAGATAAGCCTGGAATCGATATTTACATTGATGGGAATACCAGAGGGGAGCAGGTGCACATTCCGGTAGTGGTAGATGCCTCTGGCATGAAGGATGAAGTCTATAATGATTTTTACATCGATGCTGGCGCGGACGTAACCATCATCGCAGGATGTGGCATCCACAACAGCGGCTGCAATGAGAGCAGGCATGACGGGATCCATTCCTTCCATGTCGGCAAGGGCGCAAATGTCCGGTACGAGGAGAAACACTATGGCGAGGGGGAAGGAACCGGCGCCAGGGTGCTGAATCCGGTCACTAAGATATATATGAAGGAGGACGCTGTATTTACGCTGGATACTGTCCAGATTAAGGGTGTGGATTCCACGGTCCGGGAGACAGAAGTAGAAATGGGGGCAAACTCCAAACTCTTCGTGATCGAGAAACTGATGACCCATGACAGTCAGAACGCAGAGTCCAATATGGAGATACAGATGAATGGGGACGGAAGTTCCGCCCAGATCATCTCCCGCTCAGTGGCAAAAGGACAGTCCAGGCAGGTATTCCATCCGAAGGCAGTAGGAAATGCCAAATGCCATGCCCATGTGCAGTGTGATTCCATTATTATGGACCATGCGGAAGTAGCATCCATACCGGAGATCAATGCGCGGCATCTGGATGCGGCAATCATCCATGAGGCGGCAATTGGCAGGATTAATGACGAACAGCTGGTAAAGCTGCGTACTCTCGGAATGACGGCAGAAGAGGCAGAAGGAATCATTATAGACAACTTCCTGAACTAG
- a CDS encoding ABC transporter ATP-binding protein, giving the protein MLEVKNLTFKVNENGIERSIVKDISFQVGEGEMLVITGPNGGGKSSLAKVLMGIEEADDGQILLDGEDITSYDINHRANAGIGFAFQQPPRFKGMTVDRLLSLAAGRELSEPECCKMLSGVGLCAKEYIKREVDATLSGGEMKRLEIATVLAKPHKLCIFDEPEAGIDLWSFTMLIQQFEKIHNKKEQSLILISHQERIIQMADRIMLIEDGKIGAIGPKDEILPTLLDKGDSFACMELE; this is encoded by the coding sequence ATGCTTGAAGTGAAGAATCTGACATTCAAGGTGAATGAAAATGGAATAGAAAGAAGTATCGTTAAAGACATCAGCTTCCAAGTTGGCGAGGGCGAGATGCTTGTTATTACCGGACCCAATGGCGGAGGCAAGTCTTCTCTTGCAAAGGTACTGATGGGGATTGAAGAAGCAGATGATGGCCAGATCTTGCTGGATGGGGAAGATATTACTTCTTACGACATCAACCACAGGGCCAATGCCGGGATCGGATTTGCATTCCAGCAGCCGCCAAGATTCAAGGGAATGACGGTAGACAGGCTGCTTTCTCTTGCAGCCGGCCGGGAACTGTCCGAGCCTGAATGCTGCAAAATGCTCAGCGGGGTAGGGCTGTGCGCAAAAGAGTATATTAAGAGGGAAGTTGACGCAACCTTGTCCGGAGGCGAGATGAAGCGCCTTGAGATTGCTACCGTCCTGGCAAAGCCACACAAATTATGTATATTTGATGAGCCGGAGGCGGGAATCGACCTTTGGAGTTTCACCATGCTGATCCAGCAGTTTGAGAAGATTCATAATAAGAAGGAACAGAGCCTGATCCTCATTTCCCATCAGGAGCGGATTATTCAGATGGCTGACCGGATCATGTTAATAGAAGACGGCAAGATCGGGGCGATCGGTCCAAAAGACGAGATCCTGCCCACATTGCTTGATAAGGGCGATAGTTTCGCCTGCATGGAGTTAGAATAG